The Lewinellaceae bacterium DNA window ACTCGATCATTGTCATAATTTATTCATCGATGAACACGGAGTCCTTTACCTGGCCGATTGCGCCAATGTGTACCGCGGGAATATCATTCTCGATATCACCACAAACCCGGGTTCGGCTGCGTTCGTAAATGTTTTTAACACCTCCATTTCGCACGATATCATTGTTCGTAAGGATACGGCCTACAGTTCCGATATCTTCTCGGGGTTTTTCTCTGTTTGGGACCTGAGTGACAAGCAACACCCACTGCTGATAGCCACCCAGCCTACCACCTCTGAGTTCACTCACAATGCCTGGATCAGCGATGATGGTCATTATCTGTTTACCACGGATGAACGTGCTGAGGCTTACGTGGATGCATACGATGTTACTAATGTCCATGACATTCGCTTCCTGGACAAATACCGGCCTCCCAATGCCCGCATCAAACAGGTTATACCACATAATGTACACTATAAGGATGGGTACCTTGTCGTTTCCTATTATACCGACGGGCTAAAGATAATTGATGCCCATCGGCCTGATCTGCTGGTGGAGGTTGGTAGTTATGATACGTATCCTGGTGATGATGGTGGATATCACGGGGATTGGGGTGCTTATCCCTGGTTGCCTTCCGGGTTGATTCTGGTATCCGATATCGAGTCCGGCTTATACATACTGAAGCCGGATTATCGCCGGGCATATTACATTGAAGGACATATCACCGATGCGATGACGGGAGACTTCTTGAATGATGTTCAAATAACCATCTCCGGTGACCGGCTGGATCAGCAGGTGACGGATGCCTCCGGGAAATACCGGTTGGGGTATCCCGAAGGTGATACATTATCGGTTGAGTATTACCGGCCCGGATATGAAATAGTCCAAAGAAAGTTAATTGGCGAACCTGGTACCACCCTCTTGGTTAATATCGCACTGGTACCCAAACAACAGACCGTCTCACGGATCCAGATCGTCGCTGCCCAAACACAGGAAGGTATAGCCGGTGCGACGGTCCTGTATCAGGACAGAGCCCTGGTGGAGACCGTTTTGTCCGGTGAAAATGGATTGACGGAAATCACGCTACCGGTGGGGCATTACGAGATCGTGGCCGGGAAGTGGGGGAACATCACCAGACATATCCAGCTTGAAATTACGGCACTTAATGAGCCATTGGTGATCGAATTGGACCAGGGTATTGCGGATGATTTTTCCGTTGATCTGGGTTGGGAAGTTGAGTCTACAGCTTCTCGTGGAGGATGGGTTCGTGAAGTGCCGGTAGGAACCATATTTAATGGTAAAGATCTTAATCCGCCAGTCGATAGTGATGATCCTGGCGGTGAATGTTACCTCACTGGCAATGGCATAGGACCTGCCGGCGCATTTGACCTGGATGAAGGCTCTTCCTGGCTGAGGTCACCGGCATTCTCGATTAAAGCAGGTCTTTCACCGGCATTATCTTTGAATCTTTGGTACCAGGTTGCATCAGGTACTCCTGGAAATGATACACTAAAGGTCTATCTTGAAAATCAGGCCGGCCAGCTGGTATTACTGGAGGAATATGTGGATCCCTGGGACGGATGGCGTCCTTTCAGATACGATCTCTCGGCCTTTCCCGATGGCAATTATCGCTGTGTCGTTGTTGCAAACGACCTGGCCGGCCAGGGGCTGGGAAACCTGGTAGAAGCGGGCGTAGATAACTTCAGCGTTGAACATGCGATGGTCGTGACCTCCGTGCCTGAAATCTGGATGGCAAGTCTTGACTGGCAGGCCTACCCTAATCCGGTCAGGGATAAACTGGTTATCCGGTACCAGTTACACCATGCTGAGGGACCGGTCGTTTTCCAATTAATGAATATGCAGGGTCAGGTCATCCTGGAGCGACAGGTTTCGGATAATGAAGAGTTATTTCTTCCCGATGTGGTGACCGGGGGAGTTTATTTTGGCGTTTTACTAGGGCCCGGATTTTCTTCACAGGCACGAAAGCTGATTGTTCAGCGTTGATTCGCCACAATTTTTTTAAGAGACCTGTTTACACTTTTAGTAAAACATTCTATATTTGCCTCCGCTTTCACCGGAAGCAGGTGGAAGATTTGCCTTAAAAAGGCCCATTCGTCTATCGGTTAGGACGCCAGATTTTCATTCTGGAAAGAGGGGTTCGATTCCCCTATGGGCTACGAAGGATTGAAGGAGTTGCTGAGAAGTGACTCCTTTTTTGTTGATGGGCCAGGAGAAAGGAAAAGTGCCCATAGGTTGGCTGCGGTTAGCAGCCTCATCGCTAAGGCGATGAATAATCGAAGTTTATCCTGCGATAAAAGAGCAGGGATTCCCCTATGGGCTACGAAGGATTGAAGGAGTTGCTGAGAAGTGACTCCTTTTTTGTTGATGGGCCAGGAGAAAGAAAAAGTGCCCATAGGTTGGCTGCGGTTAGCAGCCTCATCGCTGCGGCGATGAATAATCGAAGTTTATCCTGCGATAAAAGAGCAGGGATTCCCCTATGGGCTACGAAGGATTGAAGGAGTTGCTGAGAAGTGACTCCTTTTTTGTTGATGGGCCAGGAGAAAGGAAAAGTGCCCATAGGTTGGCTGCGGTTAGCAGCCTCATCGCTGAGGCGATGAATAATCGAAGTTTATCCTGCGATAAAAGAGCAGGGATTCCCCTATGGGCTACGAAGGATTGAAGGAGTTGCTGAGAAGTGACTCCTTTTTTGTTGATGGGCCAGGAGAAAGGAAAAGTGCCCATAGGTTGGCTGCGGTTAGCAGCCTCATCGCTAAGGCGATGAATAATCGAAGTTTATCCTGCGATAAAAGAGCAGGGATTCCCCTATGGGCTACGAAGGATTGAAGGAGTTGCTGAGAAGTGACTCCTTTTTTGTTGATGGGCCAGGAGAAAGAAAAAGTGCCCATAGGTTGGCTGCGGTTAGCAGCCTCATCGCTGCGGCGATGAATAATCGAAGTTTATCCTGCGATAAAAGAGCAGGGATTCCCCTATGGGCTGCGAAGGATTGAAGGAGTTGCTAAGAAGTGGCTCCTTTTTTGTTGATGAGCCGGGAGAAAGGAATGGTGCCCATAGGTTGGCTGCGGTTAGCAGCCTCATCGCTGCGGCGATGAATAATCGAAGTATATCCTGCGATAAAAGAGCAGGGATTCCCCTATGGGCTACGAAGGATTGAAGGAGTTGCTGGGAAGTGGCTCCTTTTTTGTTGATGGGCCGGGAGAAAGGAATGGTGCCCATAGGTTGGCTGCGGTTAGCAGCCTCATCGCTGCGGCGATGGCGAATCGAAGTATATCCTGCGATAAAAGAGCAGGGATTCCCTATGGGCTACAAAGGATTGAAGGAGTTGCTGAGAAGTGACTCCTTTTTTGTTGATGGGCCGGGAGCTTTCTTTATTGCATCAGGGTATTATAGGCGCAGAGATCGTTGGTGACAATGAATTCAAACTCCTGCCAGGAAGCCCGGCCATCTGCATTGGTCGCAGGGATCCATCTGGGCATTTCTGATATTGCATTCAGCAAGATGGCATCCACCTCTTTTTGACGCGCGGGTTGAAGGAGGTAAGCCTGATGAACAATCCCATCCGGATCAACCGAGAATCGAATCCTCACCTGAGGTATATCGGTCAACCCGGCCAATTGATCTATGGCTTTTTCCTTCAGGTATTGCTGCATGGCTTCCCTGCCGCCCTGAAATTCCGCATCATGATCCGGAACGATCCGCATGGTAAACTGCATTTCTTTCTGCTCTTTAGACAGGTTATTGTTGGGGTAATAGGTTATGGTCATGACAATATCATCACCGGTTTCACCCTGTTGAAGCAGACGTTTCTGTGCCGGGCTCAAATTGAATCCATCGCCTATTGCATATTTTATTTCATCGTGATGAGTCAAGGCAAGATCCAACCTTACATATGTTTTCACCCAGGATGCGGGATAACCAGGGTGGATGTCCTG harbors:
- a CDS encoding choice-of-anchor B family protein, whose protein sequence is MRLRSKINLFLGFCCLYLANLDGQANFNIQLIGHVQYPDSEFSDIWGFTGQDGREYAIIGATGGTLIYDLSDPAHPEEVQFIPGANSIWRDFKSYGSYVYGIADQGKDGLLIIDMSGAPSAITWTFWNENIQVRDDQGAIVREGTLDHCHNLFIDEHGVLYLADCANVYRGNIILDITTNPGSAAFVNVFNTSISHDIIVRKDTAYSSDIFSGFFSVWDLSDKQHPLLIATQPTTSEFTHNAWISDDGHYLFTTDERAEAYVDAYDVTNVHDIRFLDKYRPPNARIKQVIPHNVHYKDGYLVVSYYTDGLKIIDAHRPDLLVEVGSYDTYPGDDGGYHGDWGAYPWLPSGLILVSDIESGLYILKPDYRRAYYIEGHITDAMTGDFLNDVQITISGDRLDQQVTDASGKYRLGYPEGDTLSVEYYRPGYEIVQRKLIGEPGTTLLVNIALVPKQQTVSRIQIVAAQTQEGIAGATVLYQDRALVETVLSGENGLTEITLPVGHYEIVAGKWGNITRHIQLEITALNEPLVIELDQGIADDFSVDLGWEVESTASRGGWVREVPVGTIFNGKDLNPPVDSDDPGGECYLTGNGIGPAGAFDLDEGSSWLRSPAFSIKAGLSPALSLNLWYQVASGTPGNDTLKVYLENQAGQLVLLEEYVDPWDGWRPFRYDLSAFPDGNYRCVVVANDLAGQGLGNLVEAGVDNFSVEHAMVVTSVPEIWMASLDWQAYPNPVRDKLVIRYQLHHAEGPVVFQLMNMQGQVILERQVSDNEELFLPDVVTGGVYFGVLLGPGFSSQARKLIVQR